In the genome of Microcoleus vaginatus PCC 9802, the window ACCCCTCAAAACTCCCCTGTTTCCCCCGTCACTTGGAAAGAAGACAGAGTTCTGCTAATTGACCAAAACCGACTCCCGAAAGAATACGGTGTAGTCGAAATTAGCCGCTGCGAAGATATGGCTGAGGCGATTAAAACTATGATAGTCCGAGGTGCTCCGGCGATCGGGGTAGCAGCAGCCTACGGGATGTATTTGGGGGCGCGAGAAATCGAAACCGGCGATCGTACTGAATTTCTCGCTAAATTAGAACAAGTTGGCGAGTTATTGCGTTCCACTCGTCCCACGGCGGTTAATTTGTTTTGGGCAATATCGCGAATGCTCAAAACTGCCGAGAGAACTAGCGGTTCTGTCGAACAAGTGCAAAAAACTTTGTTAGAAATGGCTAAAACCATTCAAGCAGAAGACTTGCAAACTTGTAAAGATATCGGGGACAAAGGTTTAGAAGTTCTGCCAGCCACACCCGAAAAACTAAACTTACTAACTCACTGCAATGCAGGTGCGTTGGCAACAGCAGGCTACGGTACTGCTTTAGGTGTATTTCGTTCTGCTTGGCGAGAAGGAAGACTCGGAAGAGTTTTTGCAGACGAAACTAGGCCGCGTCTCCAAGGTGCAAAACTGACCACTTGGGAATGCGTGCAAGAAGGAATTCCCGTCACATTAATAGCCGACAATATGGCCGCTCACTGCATGAAACTCGGCATGATTCACGCAGTAGTTGTCGGTGCCGACAGAATCGCTGCTAACGGCGACGCCGCCAATAAAATTGGCACTTACAGTTTAGCAATTGTTGCCAAAGCTCACAACGTCCCGTTTTTTGTCGCCGCTCCTCTGTCAACAATTGATTTTGAACTTTCCGACGGCAGCAAAATCCCCATTGAAGAACGCGATCCAGTTGAAATGTATCAAGTTGGAACTACGCGGATTTGTCCTGTGGGAGTCGAATTTTACAATCCCGCTTTTGACGTAACTCCGGCGGAATTAATCTCAGGAATTATTACAGAACACGGCACGGTTGCTCCTTGGGCGTTGAAACAGTTTCAAGCAAAACAATTAGTTTGATTGTATGTTGCTCAACCGCTCATTCCACCTGTTGCCTGTGACATTAAGCAGGATTCCTAGCAGCCGCAACTGGCAGCTCAAAGTTGCGATCGCAGCTCTAACTCTGCCAGTTGTTTTCAGTCCTGTCTCGGAAGCTCAAGTGTCACAAACGCTTAAAGCTAAGGAATCACAAGCGAAAAAATTTGTGGGTTCGATGAATAAAGCTCAGCAACTTTACTATGCTGAAAAAGCAGGCTTTACAAGTTCTGTTTCCAATCTATTGGTTTATCTCGGTCTCCAAGTTAAACCTAACTCAGCCAGTTACAGCTACTCGATCGGCATGGTGAAAAAAGGTGCTGTATTTAACTACGGAGTATCGAAGCAAGCTAATCTCAAAAGTTTTGTGGGGGGAGTCTTTTTGGTGGGAAATAAGACCCAAACAATCTTGTGTCTAAATGCTGCTCCTGGCAAGACTAAACCAGCTAATCCAACTAATACCAAAGGGGTTTTAGAATGCGCTGCTGGTACAGCAAAAATTGCTCAATAAATTATGTCTAATTTACTTTGTAATTTAGGGTATAATTTGGCAGATAATTGGATAGTAAGCGCCGATTTAGCTAAGCAATTGCTGGAACAAGGAGCTACTTTGCTTGATGCTCGCCAACCTATTTTAAAGTGGTTTGGCCGTCTCCCGCCAGCTATTCCCGTAACTTGGCAGGAATTCTCTCAATCGCACTTTCCCCACAAGGGAAAAATTATCGAAAATAACACACTTTTAACTCAAAAACTGCAAGCAATTGGCATCTGTCAAGACAAACCTGTCATAGTCGTTGCCGATTCGGTGAAAGGGTGGGGCGAAGACGGGCGAATTGTTTGGATGTTGCGGACTTTGGGACACGAAAAAGCCGTTTTTGTAGATGGAGGATATTGCGCTTTAATCAAAGCTGGAATTGATCGAGTAAAATCTGCAAACAATCCACCGAAAACCGGAGATTTTATCGTATCTCGCCGCTCGAATTGGGAAATTGAGCAGGATGAATTGAAAGCGATTTTAGGCAATGCTAATTTAGCAGTTATTGATGCTAGAACACCGCCAGAATATGCAGGTAAAACGCCTTACGGAGAAAAGCGAGGCGGCCACATTCCCGGTGCGATTCACCTCTACTACAAACAGTTAATGGACACACAGGGACAACTGCTGGCTCGCGGGGAAATTGTGGCTATTTTGCAGCAGAAAGGAGTTTCGCAATCCACTCAACTTGTGAGTTATTGCTCCGGGGGAATTCGCTCTGCATGGTTGACTTCAGTGTTGACAAATGCGGGATTTAATGCTAAGAATTATGCAGGTTCAATGTGGGAATGGTCGGCGTCGCCTGCAGATAGTTATCCTTTGTCAGTAATCCTTTCAGGGGCGGGCTAGAAGCCCACCCCACAAGAAAATTTAATGTTTGTGGAACAGGCCGGAAAGCCTGTTCTTGAGAATGGTATCTGAATTCAGATTCAACCTATTAACTACAAACGATCGAGGTTGAGATTATCAACCGACTTGTTCGATATACTGAGCGAGATCGTCGCGCAGGCGGCTGAGTTCGGCTTCGGTGGTCACGCGCACGCGATCGTCCCTAACCGTAATCAGCACTTTCGCAGCAAAAGGAGTTGGCCAGATATTCGGGTTGCAGAAAACTTCTAAAAATACATCTCCTGCATACCGATATTCCATAGGTTTTTGGGGAGAAGCTTTAGCGCCAGCGGTTTTGGCTGCTACAGCTTTCAAGCTTTCCATCAAAGCTGCGATCTCGCTTTGCAAATCCCGCGCGGCTTGCGGGGAAAAGCTAAAGGAGACAGAACCTTCGACTAAATTCAGTGTCAGCGGAGAAATAGGCATGGGCAATGAAATTTAACATACAATTGTTAATGACAAAAGATATAGTAACCCAAAAGAAGTACATTCCAGCTCAATTGGACTGCGAGAATGCTATTAATTAAAATTAATCTCAAGAAGAGCGGCTAAATTAATGAAGATAAATATAGTTGCAAGCTAGATTACGCAATAGTTTTAACCTGTTATGACTTGATAAGCTTTAAACTAGAAACCAGAAAACTTGACGGCCGATCGAGGAGATTTTATGGTTGCCGATAACCGTTCCGAAGTCCGCAAGGTTTTAATAATTACTTTATTGCTAAATTTGCTGGTGATGGCAATTAAAGCAGCGGTGGGATGGCTGACAGGTTCCCTCAGTTTGCTGGCAGATGCTTTGCACAGCGTCACAGACAGCGCTAATAATATTTTAGGATTGGTAACTAATCATTATGCCAATCCGCAGCCCGATCGCGATCATCCCTACGGACACCAGAAATTTGACGCTCTCGGAGCCCTGGGAATTGCTGCGTTTCTGGGAATTGCCTGTTTTGAAATTCTCAGCGGTGCTGTCGAAAGGCTGATTAACGGGGGTAAAATTGTCAAAATATCCCCAAATGAACTGTGGATTTTGCTGATTGTACTGGGGATTAATATTTTTGTCACCTTTTACGAGCGCAGAGTTGGGAAACGCCTTGGTAGCGCGATTTTAGTGGCTGACGCTCAGCACACGATGAGCGATGTTTGGGTGACAATTATGGTCATCGGCGGGTTGATTGGTGTTTGGCAAGGGCAGGTTTGGAATATACCTCAATTACAATCCCTGGATGTGTTTTTGTCTTTTCCTGTGGCTGTTTTGGTATTTAGCAGCGGTTGGAAGGTTTTAACAGAAAATCTGCCTTGGTTGGTGGATGAAATGGCGATCGCACCGGAAGTTATTCACGCGATCGCGATCGATGTACCGGGGGTTGTCAACTGTCACTCGATCGCCTCCCGTGGCGTTGTAGGGCGTCAAGTATTTATTGATATGCACATGATTGTCGATGCTGTCGATGTAGAAACAGCTCACGGGATTACAGAAGAAGTAGAAGCCCGTTTGGAAGAACGTTTCAGCCCTGTACGCATCTTAATTCACGTTGAGCCGCCGACTTACCATTCCGACCAAATTAGCTACGATTCTCAAGAGAAGGAAAAAGTTAAGCGTGAAGTTGGGTAACGGATGAGTGTAACGGATTTAAAGGATGTAACGGATAGACTGAAGCTGGAAGAGGATGGATGTGAAGGAGGAAATATTTAGGCTGTATTTCCAGCAAACAGCAGGTTGAGGGATGAAGGAGGAAGGCGGTTTTCGCGATCGCAATTTCTCTAATTTTTTAAATGCTATCAAGGGAATTAGAGCGATCGCACTTAATTTAGTGGCAGTTTTCCACAGGAAAAGGGGGGTTTTCCACAGAAATCGGCAAGTTTTCCACAATAACTTTGATAATTATCGAGCAAAAGACTATTGGTACAAGTTCTTAGTTTTTTGGATTTCTGCCGCCCTTTTCTGTCGTAAGTCCCAAGGTAGCAAAATTTCGACTTCTGAACCCAAAGCTCGCAACCACCTCAGCG includes:
- the mtnA gene encoding S-methyl-5-thioribose-1-phosphate isomerase: MTPQNSPVSPVTWKEDRVLLIDQNRLPKEYGVVEISRCEDMAEAIKTMIVRGAPAIGVAAAYGMYLGAREIETGDRTEFLAKLEQVGELLRSTRPTAVNLFWAISRMLKTAERTSGSVEQVQKTLLEMAKTIQAEDLQTCKDIGDKGLEVLPATPEKLNLLTHCNAGALATAGYGTALGVFRSAWREGRLGRVFADETRPRLQGAKLTTWECVQEGIPVTLIADNMAAHCMKLGMIHAVVVGADRIAANGDAANKIGTYSLAIVAKAHNVPFFVAAPLSTIDFELSDGSKIPIEERDPVEMYQVGTTRICPVGVEFYNPAFDVTPAELISGIITEHGTVAPWALKQFQAKQLV
- a CDS encoding sulfurtransferase, yielding MSNLLCNLGYNLADNWIVSADLAKQLLEQGATLLDARQPILKWFGRLPPAIPVTWQEFSQSHFPHKGKIIENNTLLTQKLQAIGICQDKPVIVVADSVKGWGEDGRIVWMLRTLGHEKAVFVDGGYCALIKAGIDRVKSANNPPKTGDFIVSRRSNWEIEQDELKAILGNANLAVIDARTPPEYAGKTPYGEKRGGHIPGAIHLYYKQLMDTQGQLLARGEIVAILQQKGVSQSTQLVSYCSGGIRSAWLTSVLTNAGFNAKNYAGSMWEWSASPADSYPLSVILSGAG
- a CDS encoding cation transporter, with protein sequence MVADNRSEVRKVLIITLLLNLLVMAIKAAVGWLTGSLSLLADALHSVTDSANNILGLVTNHYANPQPDRDHPYGHQKFDALGALGIAAFLGIACFEILSGAVERLINGGKIVKISPNELWILLIVLGINIFVTFYERRVGKRLGSAILVADAQHTMSDVWVTIMVIGGLIGVWQGQVWNIPQLQSLDVFLSFPVAVLVFSSGWKVLTENLPWLVDEMAIAPEVIHAIAIDVPGVVNCHSIASRGVVGRQVFIDMHMIVDAVDVETAHGITEEVEARLEERFSPVRILIHVEPPTYHSDQISYDSQEKEKVKREVG